From a region of the Halomonas sp. HL-93 genome:
- a CDS encoding O-succinylhomoserine sulfhydrylase — MHDDSQQDAWSLETLAIRAGHERTFEQEHSEPIFPTSSFVYGSAAEAARKFGGQEAGNVYSRFTNPTVHTFERRLAALEGGERCVATSSGMSAILSTVLALLSAGDEIVASRSLFGSTVSLFDKYFGKFGITTRYVELSDLAAWEAAITPKTRLLFAETPSNPLSEVADIAALSALAKRHDAWLAIDNCFLTPALQQPIALGADLVIHSATKYLDGQGRAVGGAVVGKHDVLEEVFGVVRTCGPCMSPFNAWIFTKGLETLSLRMKAHCEQAMVLAQWLDAHPAVSKVFYSGLADHPQHRLAKQQQEGFGAVLGFEVIHGQEGAWQVIDATRMLSITGNLGDVKTTITHPGTTTHGRLSDAQRAAAGITPGLIRVAVGLESQRDIQTDLARGLDALLMR; from the coding sequence ATGCATGATGACAGCCAGCAAGACGCGTGGTCGCTAGAAACCCTAGCGATTCGGGCGGGACATGAGCGCACCTTTGAGCAGGAGCACTCCGAGCCGATTTTTCCTACCTCCAGCTTCGTTTACGGTAGCGCCGCCGAGGCGGCGCGCAAGTTTGGTGGCCAGGAAGCCGGTAACGTTTATTCTCGCTTCACCAACCCGACAGTGCATACCTTTGAGCGCCGTTTGGCGGCGTTGGAAGGCGGTGAGCGCTGTGTGGCGACCAGCTCAGGGATGTCCGCCATCTTGTCAACGGTGCTGGCGCTGTTATCCGCCGGCGATGAAATTGTCGCTTCACGTTCGTTGTTTGGCTCAACGGTAAGCCTGTTTGATAAGTACTTTGGTAAGTTCGGCATTACCACACGCTATGTGGAGCTTTCTGATCTAGCCGCGTGGGAGGCGGCGATCACCCCCAAAACGCGATTGTTGTTTGCTGAGACACCGTCGAACCCGCTGTCTGAAGTTGCCGATATCGCTGCGCTGTCAGCGTTGGCGAAACGCCATGATGCTTGGCTGGCGATTGATAACTGCTTTTTAACGCCAGCGCTTCAGCAGCCCATCGCGCTGGGGGCTGATCTGGTCATTCACTCCGCAACCAAGTACCTGGACGGGCAGGGCCGTGCGGTAGGGGGGGCGGTGGTCGGTAAGCACGATGTGTTAGAGGAAGTGTTTGGCGTCGTGCGGACCTGTGGCCCGTGCATGAGCCCTTTTAATGCCTGGATATTTACCAAAGGGCTGGAAACGCTCTCGCTGCGCATGAAGGCGCACTGCGAGCAAGCAATGGTGCTTGCCCAGTGGCTGGATGCCCACCCGGCGGTCAGCAAGGTGTTTTACAGTGGTTTGGCAGACCACCCTCAGCATAGGCTCGCCAAACAGCAGCAAGAAGGCTTTGGCGCAGTGCTTGGATTCGAGGTTATCCATGGACAGGAAGGCGCGTGGCAGGTAATCGATGCTACTCGCATGCTGTCGATTACCGGTAATCTGGGTGATGTCAAAACCACCATTACGCATCCGGGCACTACCACCCATGGGCGTTTAAGCGATGCGCAAAGAGCGGCCGCCGGCATCACGCCGGGGCTGATTCGTGTCGCGGTGGGGCTAGAAAGCCAGCGGGATATTCAAACGGATCTTGCCAGGGGCCTTGATGCGTTGCTGATGCGTTAA
- a CDS encoding cytochrome b, which yields MWRNTQMGWGVVSIALHWLSAITIVGLFALGWWMTGLGYYDTWYNLGPWVHRSIGLLLFMATLARIVWRWLQPTPRSQGSRVEILLAHVGHITLYLLLIVVMTTGYLISTADGSGISVFDWFMVPALVYDLPQQARIAGDLHWYSAWGLIVLAVGHALAAFKHHWRDGHDTLVRMLKPTTR from the coding sequence ATGTGGCGTAACACGCAAATGGGTTGGGGAGTCGTCAGCATTGCGCTGCATTGGCTCAGTGCTATTACGATTGTAGGGCTATTTGCCCTAGGCTGGTGGATGACCGGGTTAGGTTATTACGACACTTGGTACAACTTAGGGCCCTGGGTGCATCGTTCCATTGGCCTGTTGCTATTCATGGCTACGCTGGCGCGGATCGTGTGGCGATGGTTGCAGCCGACACCCCGTAGCCAGGGTAGTCGCGTTGAAATTTTGCTAGCTCATGTCGGTCACATCACGCTGTATCTCTTGCTGATAGTAGTAATGACCACCGGCTATTTGATTTCAACGGCGGATGGGAGCGGCATCAGTGTTTTTGATTGGTTTATGGTGCCAGCACTGGTGTATGACCTTCCCCAGCAAGCGCGTATTGCCGGAGACCTGCATTGGTATAGCGCATGGGGGTTGATTGTACTAGCCGTTGGTCATGCGCTGGCAGCGTTCAAACATCATTGGCGCGACGGCCACGACACTCTGGTACGCATGCTTAAACCTACGACGCGTTAA
- a CDS encoding uracil permease, with the protein MATQHYYPWYKKEDTDAFFALFQNNIANFVIIAITMLGMDFPASIVYGQVLPGAAIAVMVGNFYYAWSASRLARKEQRTDVTALSYGISTPVMFVFLFGVLLPAKELTGDVDLAWKVAVAACFISGAIEAAISLIGRWVQYHLPRAAMLGAVAGVALTFIAGEMLFKTLEMPLIGLLVLAIIIVGLIARVSMPFKIPTSLFAIIVGTAMAYMIGDAGGERFSDAFTHLGFYPLLPNLAWWEGLGLLATGMLAILTVVLPITLYNAIETMNNVEAMEAAGDKYDVRECQAVDGVGTMIGALFGGVFPTTVYIATVGAKWMGAGRGYSLLNGAVYAIATMFGLIAMISAIIPVSVVAPILVFVGISMIATAFQANDSRYYPAVALAMLPYFANYVMTRFNRGAEEVVSDISTSIVAAGQGAMFMAIFLGAMTVSVIDHQFRRAAVFALIAAAFSFVGLMHAPELAINAAPNFVLGYIAMALLFSYFAFQETPKSTAG; encoded by the coding sequence ATGGCGACGCAACATTACTACCCGTGGTACAAAAAAGAAGACACCGACGCATTTTTCGCGCTGTTCCAGAACAACATTGCGAATTTTGTGATTATTGCCATCACCATGCTCGGCATGGACTTCCCCGCTTCAATTGTTTACGGGCAAGTTCTTCCTGGGGCGGCCATTGCGGTGATGGTCGGCAATTTTTATTACGCCTGGAGCGCCTCGAGGCTAGCACGCAAAGAGCAGCGTACCGACGTCACGGCCTTGTCCTACGGTATTTCAACACCGGTGATGTTTGTCTTCTTGTTTGGCGTTTTGTTGCCCGCCAAAGAGCTGACGGGGGATGTGGATCTTGCCTGGAAAGTGGCGGTAGCCGCCTGTTTTATCAGCGGGGCGATTGAAGCGGCCATCAGTTTAATTGGCCGCTGGGTACAATATCACCTTCCCCGTGCTGCCATGTTGGGGGCCGTCGCCGGGGTCGCACTTACCTTCATCGCCGGTGAAATGCTGTTCAAAACACTGGAAATGCCGCTAATTGGCTTACTAGTCCTAGCCATTATTATCGTCGGCTTAATTGCCCGCGTAAGCATGCCGTTTAAAATCCCCACTTCACTATTTGCCATCATCGTGGGCACCGCCATGGCCTACATGATTGGCGACGCAGGCGGCGAGCGATTCAGCGATGCCTTTACCCACCTTGGCTTTTATCCTTTGCTACCCAACCTGGCCTGGTGGGAAGGCTTAGGGCTTCTCGCCACGGGGATGCTCGCTATTCTGACCGTGGTCTTGCCGATTACGCTGTACAACGCCATTGAAACCATGAACAACGTCGAAGCCATGGAAGCCGCTGGCGACAAGTACGATGTACGCGAATGCCAAGCGGTGGATGGCGTGGGCACCATGATAGGCGCACTGTTTGGCGGCGTGTTTCCCACCACCGTGTATATCGCCACCGTGGGAGCGAAATGGATGGGCGCTGGCCGGGGCTATAGCCTGTTAAACGGAGCCGTTTACGCCATCGCCACTATGTTTGGCCTAATCGCCATGATCTCGGCAATCATCCCTGTATCGGTGGTCGCTCCGATTCTGGTTTTTGTGGGGATTTCCATGATTGCCACGGCGTTTCAGGCCAACGATAGCCGTTACTATCCCGCCGTCGCACTGGCAATGCTGCCCTACTTTGCAAACTACGTGATGACGCGCTTTAATCGTGGTGCGGAAGAGGTTGTCAGCGATATTTCAACATCGATTGTAGCCGCCGGTCAGGGCGCGATGTTCATGGCGATTTTCCTGGGCGCGATGACGGTTTCAGTGATTGATCATCAGTTCCGCCGAGCAGCCGTTTTTGCGCTCATCGCGGCGGCCTTTTCGTTTGTCGGGTTAATGCATGCCCCTGAACTTGCGATCAATGCAGCACCCAACTTTGTCTTGGGTTATATCGCCATGGCACTACTATTTAGCTATTTCGCCTTTCAAGAGACGCCCAAATCTACTGCGGGGTGA
- a CDS encoding YceI family protein — MLKKTVLSTAVAAAAFVTLGQAQAADYTIDTEGQHAFVQFKISHLGYSYILGSFEEFSGDFSYDPDDLEASSVDMEVQVDSLNSNHAERDRHILGSDFLNVDEYPTATFTSTGFESSGDNEGVVTGDLTLHGQTQEIEMPVTLMGEGDDPWGDYRAGFEGSTMITLSDFDIDMSDFPEAMHELELYVTFEGIRQ, encoded by the coding sequence ATGTTAAAGAAAACCGTACTGAGCACGGCAGTCGCCGCTGCGGCGTTTGTAACGCTGGGTCAGGCCCAAGCCGCTGACTATACGATCGATACCGAAGGTCAGCACGCCTTTGTGCAGTTTAAGATTAGCCATTTGGGGTATTCCTATATTCTGGGTAGCTTCGAAGAATTTTCGGGCGACTTCAGCTATGATCCTGACGATCTTGAGGCGTCATCGGTCGATATGGAAGTTCAGGTAGATAGCTTGAACAGCAACCATGCTGAGCGCGATCGCCACATTTTGGGCAGCGATTTCCTTAACGTCGATGAATATCCCACTGCCACATTTACTTCGACAGGTTTCGAGTCGAGCGGTGATAATGAAGGTGTGGTGACGGGTGACCTTACCCTGCACGGCCAAACCCAAGAAATTGAAATGCCCGTAACGTTAATGGGCGAAGGCGATGACCCCTGGGGGGACTACCGTGCTGGCTTTGAGGGCAGCACCATGATTACGTTGAGCGATTTTGATATTGATATGAGCGACTTCCCTGAAGCCATGCATGAGTTAGAGCTTTACGTAACGTTTGAAGGTATTCGCCAGTAA
- a CDS encoding MATE family efflux transporter, with the protein MAIGVLSLLGFQLVDSAFIARLGTVPLAAQSFTFPLSFLIIGIQVGMGIAIAALISRALGAGEQARAKRLSSLVLMAGGGVIACLGLVLWAFQIPIFSLLGAESNTYGYLQRYWPPQLLAAWLGALLYFVYSVFRAYGDTRLPGKMMVITSLINLVLDPLLIFGIGPWEGWGLPGAAWATAIAFSVGLLVTGGRLWGRGWASRDGLWQEGQQSWRPFMGIAAPAMVSQLMPPLAAMLAISVVAGLGESQVAAWGLASRLETLSLMVILAMTMSLPPWLGRCYGAGDWDQIHRLLRLALGVAMVWQLTLGILLALGAPWLGMALAGNPDVQEELVILIRFLLPSYAALGICMLIVSAGNALGWPLRAMLLSSARLFVCYLPCLWIGEKLAGWWGLAAGAAIGNVLAGLLAWLLLKRILSRPHRQSGVTPQ; encoded by the coding sequence ATGGCCATTGGTGTGCTCTCGCTACTTGGGTTTCAACTGGTCGACAGCGCCTTCATCGCACGGTTAGGAACGGTGCCGCTAGCGGCACAGTCTTTCACTTTTCCGCTGTCATTTCTGATTATTGGTATCCAGGTGGGTATGGGTATCGCGATTGCCGCGCTGATTTCCCGAGCGTTGGGCGCTGGCGAGCAGGCGCGGGCAAAACGCTTGAGCAGTTTGGTGTTGATGGCCGGTGGCGGTGTGATTGCCTGTCTAGGCCTCGTCCTTTGGGCTTTCCAGATACCGATATTTAGTTTGTTAGGTGCTGAAAGTAACACCTATGGGTATTTACAACGTTATTGGCCACCGCAGCTTTTAGCGGCCTGGCTAGGGGCGCTGCTGTACTTTGTATACAGCGTTTTTCGCGCCTACGGCGACACTAGGTTGCCAGGTAAAATGATGGTGATCACCAGCCTGATTAATCTGGTGCTGGATCCTTTGTTGATTTTTGGCATTGGGCCTTGGGAGGGCTGGGGCCTGCCCGGCGCCGCTTGGGCCACGGCAATTGCCTTTAGTGTTGGACTGCTGGTTACCGGTGGTCGTCTGTGGGGGCGTGGGTGGGCCTCACGGGATGGGCTATGGCAAGAAGGCCAGCAGTCATGGCGGCCCTTTATGGGCATTGCGGCGCCTGCCATGGTGAGCCAATTGATGCCGCCACTGGCGGCGATGCTGGCTATCTCGGTGGTGGCAGGCTTGGGCGAAAGCCAGGTGGCTGCCTGGGGATTGGCCAGCCGACTGGAAACGTTGTCATTAATGGTAATTCTCGCCATGACGATGTCGTTGCCGCCATGGTTGGGGCGTTGCTATGGGGCAGGTGATTGGGATCAAATCCATCGACTTCTGCGGCTGGCGCTTGGCGTTGCCATGGTATGGCAGTTAACGCTGGGCATATTGCTGGCACTAGGCGCGCCGTGGCTTGGCATGGCGTTGGCAGGCAATCCCGACGTCCAAGAGGAACTGGTAATACTGATTCGCTTTCTGCTGCCCAGCTATGCTGCCCTCGGCATTTGCATGCTGATCGTATCGGCAGGTAATGCGTTGGGGTGGCCATTGCGTGCCATGCTTTTGTCTTCTGCGCGCCTGTTCGTATGCTACTTACCCTGCCTGTGGATAGGCGAGAAGTTGGCAGGGTGGTGGGGACTGGCCGCCGGGGCGGCCATCGGTAATGTGCTAGCGGGGTTGCTAGCCTGGTTATTGCTTAAGCGTATTTTGTCTCGTCCGCATCGCCAGTCGGGCGTCACCCCGCAGTAG